The following are encoded together in the Leguminivora glycinivorella isolate SPB_JAAS2020 chromosome 18, LegGlyc_1.1, whole genome shotgun sequence genome:
- the LOC125235940 gene encoding galactose mutarotase-like, whose product MVRLREYAPRTLGNEKVRQFQWDTESGMSVSVISYGAAVYSIHIPDKKGIVADVCLGYDDIESYAKINTPTLLGAPVGRVINRIRDARFELDGKTYHVAQNFGRHFLHGGYEGFNKKNWNAEIDGNKVVFSYLSKDGEEGFPGDLITTIIYEVTEDMILHQEFIATTSKKTIVNLGNHAYFNLGGHDSGAEALYEHVALINSDKITDGDEDFVPNGEFIAVGGTPFDLRTPKRLGDLIRNAGPIFHHNFCVTNYNEKTLNFVARMHHPPTGRSLEVYSNQPGLQFYTGYYLPHPPELPLPGRGGTGYRRHAGFCLETQNYPDAINHPHFPSPILKPGEVYRHQVQYRFGVDK is encoded by the exons ATGGTCCGCCTCCGTGAGTATGCCCCTCGGACCCTGGGAAACGAGAAAGTTCGCCAGTTCCAATGGGATACTGAATCTGGAATGTCTGTGTCCGTCATCTCTTACGGAGCTGCTGTCTATTCCATCCAT ATTCCCGACAAAAAAGGTATAGTCGCTGACGTCTGCCTCGGATATGACGACATCGAAAGCTACGCGAAGATCAACACACCGACCCTGCTTGGAGCACCTGTTGGTCGTGTCATTAATCGCATCAGAGACGCGAGGTTTGAACTGGATGGAAAAACGTACCATGTCGCGCAGAACTTTGGGAGACACTTCTTGCATGGAGGCTATGAAGGATTCAACAAG AAAAACTGGAACGCAGAGATCGACGGCAACAAAGTCGTATTCAGCTACCTATCAAAAGACGGCGAAGAAGGTTTCCCCGGAGACCTGATAACCACCATCATCTACGAGGTTACCGAAGACATGATCCTCCACCAAGAGTTCATAGCCACAACTAGTAAGAAGACTATAGTGAATCTGGGCAACCATGCTTATTTTAATTTGGGTGGACATGACTCAGGTGCGGAGGCGCTGTATGAACACGTTGCTTTGATTAATTCGGACAA GATAACCGATGGTGACGAAGACTTCGTGCCAAATGGAGAGTTCATCGCAGTCGGCGGCACTCCCTTCGACCTCCGCACACCCAAGCGGCTGGGCGACCTCATCAGAAACGCTGGGCCCATCTTCCATCACAATTTCTGCGTTACAAACTATAATGAAAAG ACGCTAAACTTCGTCGCGCGCATGCACCACCCGCCTACCGGGCGCTCTCTGGAAGTGTACAGCAACCAGCCCGGCCTGCAGTTCTACACCGGCTACTACCTCCCCCACCCCCCGGAACTACCGCTCCCCGGCAGAGGGGGCACCGGCTACCGGCGCCACGCGGGCTTCTGCCTCGAGACACAGAACTACCCCGACGCCATCAACCATCCACACTTCCCAAGCCCCATTCTGAAACCTGGAGAGGTGTATAGACATCAGGTCCAGTATAGGTTTGGAGTTGATAAGTGA
- the LOC125235945 gene encoding galactose mutarotase-like isoform X4 yields the protein MVRLVEEQSTPFKKETVRRFTWHSASGVSVTVISYGAIIQSVKVPDKNGEIADIALGFDDVDSYVQRNVPYFGATVGRCANRIGRAQFEIDGVEYKLAKNIGENHLHGGIVGFDKVNWHTTVDGNKVIFSYLSVDGEEGYPGDLVTSVTYELTDDDRLHVDFQSMTTKKTVVNLTNHSYFNLAGHDGGAQELMNHVIALFADKITETDQNSIPTGRLTNVGGTPFDLRTPKRLGDIISNNPKLFDDNFCITSFGKEDLHYISRVVHPPSGRFLEVYSNQPGVQLYTSYFLPAPTDAALIGKGGVGYRRHGAFCLETQKYPDAVHHEKFPSTILKPGDVYCHKVVYALGSECGSEPTVVST from the exons ATGGTACGATTAGTAGAGGAGCAGTCGACCCCTTTCAAGAAGGAGACCGTTCGTCGGTTCACGTGGCATTCTGCGTCCGGCGTCTCTGTCACTGTCATCTCGTATGGAGCCATCATACAGTCTGTCAAA GTACCAGACAAGAATGGTGAGATCGCCGACATAGCCCTCGGATTCGATGACGTGGACAGCTACGTACAGCGCAACGTGCCATACTTCGGGGCCACAGTCGGCCGTTGTGCCAACCGGATAGGGCGCGCCCAGTTCGAAATCGATGGCGTGGAGTACAAACTGGCGAAGAATATAGGGGAGAATCATCTGCATGGCGGGATAGTGGGCTTTGACAAG GTGAACTGGCACACAACAGTCGACGGCAACAAAGTGATCTTCAGCTATCTCTCCGTCGACGGCGAGGAAGGTTACCCTGGAGACCTGGTGACCAGCGTCACATACGAGCTGACAGATGACGATCGACTCCACGTGGACTTCCAATCCATGACTACCAAGAAGACCGTGGTGAACCTGACTAACCACTCTTACTTTAATTTGGCTGGACATGATGGAGGGGCTCAAGAGTTGATGAATCATGTCATAGCTTTGTTTGCTGATAA AATCACAGAAACCGATCAGAACTCCATTCCGACCGGACGCTTGACCAACGTGGGTGGCACTCCATTCGATCTTCGCACCCCGAAGCGACTCGGCGATATCATATCTAACAACCCGAAGCTGTTTGACGACAACTTCTGCATCACCTCGTTTGGGAAGGAG GACCTCCACTACATTTCCCGCGTAGTCCACCCTCCCTCCGGCCGCTTCCTCGAAGTCTACAGCAACCAGCCCGGGGTCCAGCTCTACACAAGCTACTTCCTCCCAGCACCCACCGACGCTGCCCTCATTGGCAAAGGTGGTGTCGGCTATAGAAGACACGGAGCGTTCTGTTTGGAAACTCAAAAGTACCCAGACGCAGTGCATCATGAGAAGTTCCCTAGCACGATTTTGAAGCCTGGGGATGTTTATTGTCATAAAGTCGTTTATGCTTTGGGATCCGAATGCGGATCAGAGCCTACTGTGGTGTCTACTTAA
- the LOC125235945 gene encoding galactose mutarotase-like isoform X2, with translation MLSLLSSAANFTVYKTPAAPVRHSCRITYGREACFQRRGAKNQDKLTMVRLVEEQSTPFKKETVRRFTWHSASGVSVTVISYGAIIQSVKVPDKNGEIADIALGFDDVDSYVQRNVPYFGATVGRCANRIGRAQFEIDGVEYKLAKNIGENHLHGGIVGFDKVNWHTTVDGNKVIFSYLSVDGEEGYPGDLVTSVTYELTDDDRLHVDFQSMTTKKTVVNLTNHSYFNLAGHDGGAQELMNHVIALFADKITETDQNSIPTGRLTNVGGTPFDLRTPKRLGDIISNNPKLFDDNFCITSFGKEDLHYISRVVHPPSGRFLEVYSNQPGVQLYTSYFLPAPTDAALIGKGGVGYRRHGAFCLETQKYPDAVHHEKFPSTILKPGDVYCHKVVYALGSECGSEPTVVST, from the exons ATGTTATCATTGTTATCAAGTGCGGCTAACTTCACAGTTTATAAAACGCCGGCCGCTCCTGTCAGACACAGTTGTCGTATCACATATGGCCG TGAGGCGTGCTTTCAGCGACGTGGAG CAAAGAACCAAGACAAATTAACCATGGTACGATTAGTAGAGGAGCAGTCGACCCCTTTCAAGAAGGAGACCGTTCGTCGGTTCACGTGGCATTCTGCGTCCGGCGTCTCTGTCACTGTCATCTCGTATGGAGCCATCATACAGTCTGTCAAA GTACCAGACAAGAATGGTGAGATCGCCGACATAGCCCTCGGATTCGATGACGTGGACAGCTACGTACAGCGCAACGTGCCATACTTCGGGGCCACAGTCGGCCGTTGTGCCAACCGGATAGGGCGCGCCCAGTTCGAAATCGATGGCGTGGAGTACAAACTGGCGAAGAATATAGGGGAGAATCATCTGCATGGCGGGATAGTGGGCTTTGACAAG GTGAACTGGCACACAACAGTCGACGGCAACAAAGTGATCTTCAGCTATCTCTCCGTCGACGGCGAGGAAGGTTACCCTGGAGACCTGGTGACCAGCGTCACATACGAGCTGACAGATGACGATCGACTCCACGTGGACTTCCAATCCATGACTACCAAGAAGACCGTGGTGAACCTGACTAACCACTCTTACTTTAATTTGGCTGGACATGATGGAGGGGCTCAAGAGTTGATGAATCATGTCATAGCTTTGTTTGCTGATAA AATCACAGAAACCGATCAGAACTCCATTCCGACCGGACGCTTGACCAACGTGGGTGGCACTCCATTCGATCTTCGCACCCCGAAGCGACTCGGCGATATCATATCTAACAACCCGAAGCTGTTTGACGACAACTTCTGCATCACCTCGTTTGGGAAGGAG GACCTCCACTACATTTCCCGCGTAGTCCACCCTCCCTCCGGCCGCTTCCTCGAAGTCTACAGCAACCAGCCCGGGGTCCAGCTCTACACAAGCTACTTCCTCCCAGCACCCACCGACGCTGCCCTCATTGGCAAAGGTGGTGTCGGCTATAGAAGACACGGAGCGTTCTGTTTGGAAACTCAAAAGTACCCAGACGCAGTGCATCATGAGAAGTTCCCTAGCACGATTTTGAAGCCTGGGGATGTTTATTGTCATAAAGTCGTTTATGCTTTGGGATCCGAATGCGGATCAGAGCCTACTGTGGTGTCTACTTAA
- the LOC125235945 gene encoding galactose mutarotase-like isoform X1, whose amino-acid sequence MVLYIVPMLATCYHCYQVRLTSQFIKRRPLLSDTVVVSHMAAKNQDKLTMVRLVEEQSTPFKKETVRRFTWHSASGVSVTVISYGAIIQSVKVPDKNGEIADIALGFDDVDSYVQRNVPYFGATVGRCANRIGRAQFEIDGVEYKLAKNIGENHLHGGIVGFDKVNWHTTVDGNKVIFSYLSVDGEEGYPGDLVTSVTYELTDDDRLHVDFQSMTTKKTVVNLTNHSYFNLAGHDGGAQELMNHVIALFADKITETDQNSIPTGRLTNVGGTPFDLRTPKRLGDIISNNPKLFDDNFCITSFGKEDLHYISRVVHPPSGRFLEVYSNQPGVQLYTSYFLPAPTDAALIGKGGVGYRRHGAFCLETQKYPDAVHHEKFPSTILKPGDVYCHKVVYALGSECGSEPTVVST is encoded by the exons ATGGTATTGTATATCGTACCTATGTTAGCCACATGTTATCATTGTTATCAAGTGCGGCTAACTTCACAGTTTATAAAACGCCGGCCGCTCCTGTCAGACACAGTTGTCGTATCACATATGGCCG CAAAGAACCAAGACAAATTAACCATGGTACGATTAGTAGAGGAGCAGTCGACCCCTTTCAAGAAGGAGACCGTTCGTCGGTTCACGTGGCATTCTGCGTCCGGCGTCTCTGTCACTGTCATCTCGTATGGAGCCATCATACAGTCTGTCAAA GTACCAGACAAGAATGGTGAGATCGCCGACATAGCCCTCGGATTCGATGACGTGGACAGCTACGTACAGCGCAACGTGCCATACTTCGGGGCCACAGTCGGCCGTTGTGCCAACCGGATAGGGCGCGCCCAGTTCGAAATCGATGGCGTGGAGTACAAACTGGCGAAGAATATAGGGGAGAATCATCTGCATGGCGGGATAGTGGGCTTTGACAAG GTGAACTGGCACACAACAGTCGACGGCAACAAAGTGATCTTCAGCTATCTCTCCGTCGACGGCGAGGAAGGTTACCCTGGAGACCTGGTGACCAGCGTCACATACGAGCTGACAGATGACGATCGACTCCACGTGGACTTCCAATCCATGACTACCAAGAAGACCGTGGTGAACCTGACTAACCACTCTTACTTTAATTTGGCTGGACATGATGGAGGGGCTCAAGAGTTGATGAATCATGTCATAGCTTTGTTTGCTGATAA AATCACAGAAACCGATCAGAACTCCATTCCGACCGGACGCTTGACCAACGTGGGTGGCACTCCATTCGATCTTCGCACCCCGAAGCGACTCGGCGATATCATATCTAACAACCCGAAGCTGTTTGACGACAACTTCTGCATCACCTCGTTTGGGAAGGAG GACCTCCACTACATTTCCCGCGTAGTCCACCCTCCCTCCGGCCGCTTCCTCGAAGTCTACAGCAACCAGCCCGGGGTCCAGCTCTACACAAGCTACTTCCTCCCAGCACCCACCGACGCTGCCCTCATTGGCAAAGGTGGTGTCGGCTATAGAAGACACGGAGCGTTCTGTTTGGAAACTCAAAAGTACCCAGACGCAGTGCATCATGAGAAGTTCCCTAGCACGATTTTGAAGCCTGGGGATGTTTATTGTCATAAAGTCGTTTATGCTTTGGGATCCGAATGCGGATCAGAGCCTACTGTGGTGTCTACTTAA
- the LOC125235945 gene encoding galactose mutarotase-like isoform X3: MATTAKNQDKLTMVRLVEEQSTPFKKETVRRFTWHSASGVSVTVISYGAIIQSVKVPDKNGEIADIALGFDDVDSYVQRNVPYFGATVGRCANRIGRAQFEIDGVEYKLAKNIGENHLHGGIVGFDKVNWHTTVDGNKVIFSYLSVDGEEGYPGDLVTSVTYELTDDDRLHVDFQSMTTKKTVVNLTNHSYFNLAGHDGGAQELMNHVIALFADKITETDQNSIPTGRLTNVGGTPFDLRTPKRLGDIISNNPKLFDDNFCITSFGKEDLHYISRVVHPPSGRFLEVYSNQPGVQLYTSYFLPAPTDAALIGKGGVGYRRHGAFCLETQKYPDAVHHEKFPSTILKPGDVYCHKVVYALGSECGSEPTVVST; the protein is encoded by the exons ATGGCAACAACAG CAAAGAACCAAGACAAATTAACCATGGTACGATTAGTAGAGGAGCAGTCGACCCCTTTCAAGAAGGAGACCGTTCGTCGGTTCACGTGGCATTCTGCGTCCGGCGTCTCTGTCACTGTCATCTCGTATGGAGCCATCATACAGTCTGTCAAA GTACCAGACAAGAATGGTGAGATCGCCGACATAGCCCTCGGATTCGATGACGTGGACAGCTACGTACAGCGCAACGTGCCATACTTCGGGGCCACAGTCGGCCGTTGTGCCAACCGGATAGGGCGCGCCCAGTTCGAAATCGATGGCGTGGAGTACAAACTGGCGAAGAATATAGGGGAGAATCATCTGCATGGCGGGATAGTGGGCTTTGACAAG GTGAACTGGCACACAACAGTCGACGGCAACAAAGTGATCTTCAGCTATCTCTCCGTCGACGGCGAGGAAGGTTACCCTGGAGACCTGGTGACCAGCGTCACATACGAGCTGACAGATGACGATCGACTCCACGTGGACTTCCAATCCATGACTACCAAGAAGACCGTGGTGAACCTGACTAACCACTCTTACTTTAATTTGGCTGGACATGATGGAGGGGCTCAAGAGTTGATGAATCATGTCATAGCTTTGTTTGCTGATAA AATCACAGAAACCGATCAGAACTCCATTCCGACCGGACGCTTGACCAACGTGGGTGGCACTCCATTCGATCTTCGCACCCCGAAGCGACTCGGCGATATCATATCTAACAACCCGAAGCTGTTTGACGACAACTTCTGCATCACCTCGTTTGGGAAGGAG GACCTCCACTACATTTCCCGCGTAGTCCACCCTCCCTCCGGCCGCTTCCTCGAAGTCTACAGCAACCAGCCCGGGGTCCAGCTCTACACAAGCTACTTCCTCCCAGCACCCACCGACGCTGCCCTCATTGGCAAAGGTGGTGTCGGCTATAGAAGACACGGAGCGTTCTGTTTGGAAACTCAAAAGTACCCAGACGCAGTGCATCATGAGAAGTTCCCTAGCACGATTTTGAAGCCTGGGGATGTTTATTGTCATAAAGTCGTTTATGCTTTGGGATCCGAATGCGGATCAGAGCCTACTGTGGTGTCTACTTAA